The Nitrospira sp. genomic sequence GAGCGAGGCACGACTTCGAGAAACAATGGGCCATGGTAGCCGGCTCTGATTTCGTCGAAGCCCGCATTCAAATCCGTGACGACGCGGGTGAAGACGTCGAGCCGTCCGGTCGTGCTTTTCGGGTTCGCCCGGGCGCGCAGGGTTTTGGGGAGCTTCAGCTGTTCCAGCAGCGGCACCAGATAGACGTGCCCCTTTTCCAGGATGGCTCCCTCCGTCAAATCCATCTCGTACATGACGAGATCCGATTGATAGAAGTCGAGGACGTCGAGTCGGGAGGATATCGGGGAGAGTTCCGGCAGAAAGCTGCTGATGAGCCGATAGGCTTTGCGCCCCAGGCGCAAGTCGAGACTGGCCGGTTGAATCTGCCGGTCTTCGATCGCGGGGGATGCCGTGAGGGCACCGGTGGCAATCAGTTGCTTGATGTCCTGATAGGGCAGAATGCCCTGGGTCGGTGTCTTGCTCACAGCGCGTCCGTATCTCCCCCGCAACTGTTGCCCCACGGAGAGAACCCGTCGCGATCGGGGTAACTGTTTTCGCTTGCTTCGTAGTCGAAGCCGGTCCGCGCACCGACCATCGGCAACTCGCGTCCGTGGCCCTGTTTCGGTTGCGGATAGCGGAACGTCTTATGCTCGTAATTCTGCAGCACGGCGCCGTCTTCGTCCAGATGCACCAGGTAGTCGCCGGGGAGGAGCGGAATTTTTCCTCCGCCGCCGGGCGCATCGATCACGAAGTGCGGGACCGCCATTCCACTGGTGTGGCCTTGAAGGGCTTTGATGATGTTCAGGCCGGTCTCGACCGACGTGCGGAAATGGTTGGTGCCTTTGGTCAGATCCGCTTGATAGAGGTAGTACGGCTTGACGCGGGCCAGGAGCAGCTGATGGACGAGGCGCTTCATCACCTCGGGGTCATCGTTGACCCCTTTCAATAGAACGGTCTGCGCGCCGAGCGGCACCCCGGCATCCGCGAGCATGCCGCAGGCGGCTTTCACCGCCGGCGTGAGTTCGTCCGGGTGGTTGAAGTGCAGGTTCATATAGATCGGGTGGTATTTCTTTACCAATTCGCACAGCTTCGGAGTAATGCGTTCCGGCAAGGTCCCGGGGACCCGTGAGCCGATGCGAATCAATTCCAGATGCGGGATACTCCGCAACGCTTTAAAGATCCGTTCGAGGAGATAGTCGGGCAGCAGGAGGGGATCTCCGCCTGAAAGAATGACGTCCCGCACTTCGGTATGTTCGCGCAAATAGGCGATGGCGCGATCCAGTTCGCCCTTCTTCAGAAAGCCGGGCTTTCCCACCAGCCGTTTTCTGGTGCAGAAGCGGCAGTAGATCGGACACTGATTGGTGACCATCAGGAGCACGCGGTCGGGGTACCGGTGGACGAGGTGAGGGACCGGACTCATCAGGTCTTCCTCGAGCGGATCGTCCTCCGCGTCGATATCGTCCAGCTCCGCGATCTCGGGTACCACCTGTTTCCAGATGGCGTCGCCTTTTTCCTTCATCGTCCCGAGGACGGTCGGGGTGATCCGCATGGGATACGGACCGACGATGGCTTCTATTTCCTTCTCGTCGAGTCCGAATCGGTCAGCCAGATCTTTCGGCTTCACGATGCTCTCAGCGAGTATGCGTCTCCATTCCTCCACGGGCGTCATGGCCTCCTGTGTAAGAGATGAAACCACTCCCGACAAGGGTGGGCACACCCTGTCGCCGATCGTGCGGGAACGTAGGGATTCTTGATAGGCCTACGAGGATGTCTTGGCATAGTGAGTGTCGAGGTGGGCCAAGATGTCGTGTGTCTCGGTCAAGACGATGTTCCCGTCGGTCAGGACGGGCACATAATACTGACCTGAGATCTCATGAACCACTTTTCGCATCGGACGGATATCCGGCACGACGATGTCGTTGTACGCGACGTCTAGTTCCGAGAGTTTGTCCCGCACGACTTCGCAGTCGGGACACCAGTCGACATGATAGAGCGTCAGCGCCATGATGGTCTAAGGCTACCATGGAAATCAGTGAAAGTGGAATGAGGCTTTTGGGGAAAAAGAGGTGATGTCGAGTTACGACTCTTGCAGGGCGCAGGGGACCATGATGGCATCTTTCATCCCGTGGATGATTTTCTTTTCCGCCGAACAGATCGTGGCCAGGATTCCGGCCAATTCGGCTTTGCCGTCCGCCACAAAATAATAGGGTGACAGGCGCGCTCGGCCGTTCATCCGCATCAGCTGATTGGCCGTTGGATCCCAGTAGTCGAGTTCGTAGATGCGGCCTTTGTGGAATTCCTGAAGAATGTAGGGCGTCGTCGGAAACGACGCGAGTGCGTGGTCGATGGCGGCGGCCCATTCGGCCTGCGGGAGATCGTGTCCGACCGACACGCCCCGGCTGCCCCAGGCCAGTTCGGAAAACCCCGACGGCTTGATCACATAATGCCGTTCCTTCTGCGTGGCGGCGGCGAGATCACGCCAATTGGTGACGGCGCGGTCGCCCATGCGCAATCCGGGAATCGTGGCGGACGGCGGAATCGGCGCCGGGTCGAGCAGCCAGGTGCGAGGCATAATGGCTGTGAGGTCCAGCAGGGTGGCTTCGCCGAGTTCCTTTTCCCAGAATGGGCGGAGCACCGGATGGTGCAGGAGGGCAAAGGCCGACTTCTCTTCCAAAGCCGGTTTATAAGGCGGGGTGACCGCCACCAACTCTTTTTTGGCGGCGTATTGAATCAACTCGGCTTTCGGGATGTTCAAGAGATCGAAGAGCTCGTAAAAGCGATAGAGCACGGCGATGGGGTTTTCCCCCGTTTCCGTCCGAAGTCGCAATCCGTCTTCCGTGAATCGCACATCCCGCGGCTCCACGCAGTAGGCGTGCACACCCTGCTCGCGCAGTCGGGCAGCCAGCCAGGTCATTTCCGGCCGATATTCTTTGGCCTCTTCCGATGCGACGATGGCGATACAGCCGAGCCGTTCTCGCTGGATCGCTTTCAACATCGTGGCGAATCCCCGCACCATGCCGTCGCGCCCGCCGATGAGCGGCAGAGGCCTGTCGTCGAGTCCGCTATAGATGGACGACAGGCAGGCGGTCAGACCGATCCCGCCGGGGACTGAGTCCAGCTCGGTGATGACCATGCCGTCCTGGGTCGGAATCACATCCGGTCGAATCACTGCCGGCAGCTCATCCCGAAAGCGCTTCATCCGGCTATAGGTAATCAAGGCTTCGGGTTTGCCTTGGTCGAGATACTGCGCGACCCATTTCGGCTGGGTCCCCTTCGCGCTTTCGAGATAGAGGCGGTTTTGAGCCCGGTAGAAAGTCAGGAGCTGGGGGCCTAGTTTGGTGACGAAGGCGATCTGCTCTGATGAGAGAAAGAGCGGGCAAGGGCTGACACGCCAGGAATTCGTCGCCTGCGGTGCGGTCGCCGAGGCAAAGAGGCCGGCGGTTTCCAGCTGAGTGCGTATGTCGGCACAGCGGCGGATGGCGAGGTCCGGCGCCAGGGACGAACAGGGTGACGGTGTATGAGCCAAAGGGCTGTTCCTTAGTGGGGTGTTGTGCGAGCTTCGGATGTCGAGGACGTGTGCTGGCGATGCTACCACGGGGGGCAGGGGCGGACAAGGGGGCGTTCGTGTTGGTAGGCCGTTCGTTGCCTGTGCGATAGATCGCTGCAGAGGGGGATTCTGAGGGGCTATGGAATGTGCGGTCGAGTGGTCGTTCCTTGCTCGATGGGCGAGCCCATCGTATGATGGGCCGTCATGGCGTTTATTCAGATGGAGTCCAATTCGCGAGTGACCCTGTCCGATCCACTGCCACAATTCGTTCCCGGTTCCGTGTGTGTGCAATGCGATGTCTGTTGCCGGTTTCCTGAGTCGGACAGTTTTCTTCGCCCCTACTTTACACGGGATGAAATCGGGGCTGCGGTGGCGCAGGGACTGTCGCCCGCGTTGTTTGCGGATCCCGTCGGATCTCAAATTGCGCTCGTCAAAGACGCCGAGAGCGAAGGGTATCTGTGTCCTGCCTTCGATCCCGCAACCTCACGCTGTGGCATCTATGACCACCGGCCGCTCGATTGCCGGCTCTATCCGTTGGCGTTGATGTGGAACGAAGCTGGTACCGAGGTCGAGCTCGGGTGGGATACCAAGTGCCCCTTCATGCGGGAGGCGGTTCCCGGAGAGATTCGCCAGCATGCCGGGCTGGTTCAGGCGCTCCTTCGGCAGGAGACCACGCTCCGGCTTCTTGCGAGCAATCCTCGTTTAATCGGTCGCTTTCAAGAGGATGTGGTCGTGCTCGCCTCATTGCCGGAGGTGACGGCCCGCGTGCGTCTCCATCGGCCGGACCGGCGTCTCCGCCCGCTTCTACTGGAGGATGCGCTCCGGATGACGCAGGCGTTGGAGCGGTCCGAATGCCTGGGCCATGAGGCACTAGCGGCCTACGCGTTTGTGTATCACTATATATGGGCCACGACACTGCCCTATTGGTGGATGGAGCGGGACGGTGTTTTCTTCCTGTTCGCCCATTCTCCCGATGGATGGTTTATGCCGCTGCCCCCGCTTGGGCCGAAACCGCTTGAAGCATCGGTGGGGGAGGGGTTAGCCGATTTGCATCGATGGAACAATGGTTCTCCAGTCAGCCGGATCGAGAACGTCACGGATCATCAGAAGGCGCGTCTCGCCGGCAGTACGTTGCAATGGTCGGAGAAGTCTCCGGACTATCTGTACCGGACCGACCCGCTGGTGCAGCTCGCCGGAGATTCCTATAAGTCGCAACGGGCGCTTTGCAATCGGGTTGAACGAACAGCGTCGGTGACACTTCGTCCGTATACGGTGGCCGATCAGCCCGCGTGCCGTAACCTGTTCCGTCGATGGGTTTCGCAGAAGCAAGAGGGAACGCTGGATACAATGGGACGCTATCTCTTGGAGGATGCCGAAGCGGCCCATGCACTGATCTGGGCGCTGGGTGATCGGCTGGGGCTTGCCGGCACCGTGGCCTGTGCGGAGGATCAGGTGGTGGGTTATACGTTTGGCTACCGGCTTGCGCCCGAGACGTTCGCGGTGCTGGTCGAAGTCGCCGACCGATCCGTGCCCGGTCTGGCGCAGTATCTGTTTCGCGAGACCTGTCGCGCCGCGCACCACGGCGGCGCCGAGTATATCAATGCCATGGACGATGCCGGTCTTCCCGGTCTCAGAGCCGCCAAGCAGGCGTATCATCCCGTGGCCATGATCAAGAGTTGGATTGCGAGTCCGCTGCAGCCATGAGCTTTCCTGTCGCCTCACCACTTGCGCGTTCCTCACGCCGTTACGGGTGGCTTCCGTTTCTGATCGTCTTGGTCACGATCCTCGCGGTCGGCATCGGGGCGGTGCTGCTCCGGTATGTCGAACGGCGACTGGTCTGGGCCTCGGGAGAACAGTTGACGCTCGCGGCGGCGGAAGTGTCGGACAAGTTGGACCGGTTGTTGTTTGAGCGCTATGGCGATGTGCACATGCTGGCCCGTGCCTTCGCGCTTCGATCATCGGATCGACAGTATCTGGTCAGCTACCTCATGTGGGTAAAGACAGCCTATGCGCCGATGTATCACTGGCTTGGGGTCACGAATCAGCAAGGAGTGATGATCGCGGCCACCGAGTCGTCTCTCATCGGGCAGGATTACAGCCAGAGCGCATGGTTTCGGACCGCCCATGAGACCAGGCAGGCGGTCGTCGGAGATGTTGGGAGCCATGAGGCCGATCAGGGAATGGAAACGGTGGCCTTCACGGTTCCCATTCTGGATGCTGAGGGGATGTTTCTGGGGGTGGTCACGACGCGGGTGGCGGTGCCGGTGTTGGAAGATGTGACGACACGGACGATCCGGTCGCTGCAACGCCGCGAAGGGTTTGGTGGGGCGATTGAGTATCAGATGCTCGCGAAGTCCGGCGAGGTCTTCGTCGACTCGAAGGTTCCGCTACAAGAGAAGGTCAATCTGCTTGAACTGGGGCTGCCCTCAGTAAAACTGAGTCAGGCGGGGGAGCCGGGCTATGTGATCGAGGAGCATCTCCGTCGGCATGTGCAAGTGGTGACGGGCTACGCGGTGACGAAGGGCTATGGAGAATTTCCCGGTCTGGGCTGGACGGTGCTGGTGCGGATCGATCGTGACGCGATTCTGGCGCCGATACGCTCCGTCGTGCTCTGGAAGGTCGGCGGTGCGGCGCTGGTCATCTGGTTCCCGCTGCTGGCGTTGCTGTTGTGGTCGACCGTGCGGCTGCGGGCGGAGTATCGCCAAGCCCAACAGGAGAGCGCCTGGGCGCGTGCGGCTGAAGCCGCGCTGCTTCAGAGCCAGGAGCGCAATCGTGCCATTGTCGATACCGCGCTCGACGGGGTGATCACCATCGATGCGGCGGGCGTCATCACCGATTGGAATGCCCAGGCGACGGCGATTTTCGGCTGGTCTCGCGACGAAGTGCTGGGGCGGATCTTGTCGGAGACGGTCATTCCCGAACGCGACCGCGAGGCGCATAACCATGGGCTGCGGGAGTTTCTCCGGACCGGCGTCGGGCCGGTGCTCAATCGCCGGATCGAGATCACGGCACGGCATCATGATGGCCGGGAGTTCCCGGTGGAATTGTCCGTATCTCCGGCCCGGATCGGCGAAGCCTATATCTTCAGCGCATTTGTTCGCGATATCACCGATCGGCGGAAGGCCGAGCGGCGGTTGGCGTCGCAATATGCGGTGACTCGGGTCTTGTCCGAGTCCTCGACACTGGAAGAAGCCGTTCCGAAAATCGTTCAAGCCGTCGGCGAAAGCCTGGAGTGGGATCTTGGCGTTTTTTGGCGGTTTGATCGGCAGACCGGTGTGCTTCGCTGCCTGGATCAATGGCAGGCTCCGACATTCCAGGGCGACGCGTTCGCCTTGGCGGCGTGGCATCAGTCGTTTGCGTCAGGGGAAGGGTTGCCGGGGCGGATCTGGGCGAGCGGTCAGCCTTGTTGGATTGCGGATGTGGCACTCGACCCTCAGTTTCTTCGGACCGATGTGGCGGCGCAGGTCGGGTTGCACGGAGGGTTCGGGTTCCCGATTCGCATCGCCGGCGAGATCGAGGGCGTGATTGAGTTCTTCAGCCGGTATGTGCGGGAACCGGATGACGAGCTGCTGAAAATGGTGACGGACATCGGACTTAAAATCGGCCAGTTTGGAGAGCGCACCAAGGCGGAAGACGCGCTGCAACAGACCGAGGCGCAACTCAGGCAATCGCAGAAGATGGAGGCGGTGGGGCGACTCGCCGGTGGCGTCGCGCATGACTTCAACAATCTGCTGACGGTGATTCGAGGGTACAGCGAACTGATTTTGGGTCGCTTGGCAGCCAGCGATCCGGCCAAGCGTGAAATGGAAGAGGTCAAAAAAGCTGCGGATCGTGCGGCCGGTCTGACGAGTCAACTCCTGGCGTTCAGCCGCCGCCAGTTTGTTGCGACGAAAGTCGTCGATCTGAACGCGATCGTCACGAATATGGACGGGATGCTGCGGCGTCTGCTGGGCGAGGATATCATTGAACTCTGTTCCGAGCTTGATCAGGGTTTAGGAGCCATCAAGGCTGATCCGGGGCAGATCGAACAGATTGTGATGAATCTGGCGGTGAATGCCCGCGATGCGATGCCGACCGGAGGCCGTTTGACCGTCGAAACGCGAAACGTGTCGATCGGGAAGGGCCCACGCCGGGAGACGATGCCGCTGGAACCCGGCGACTATGTGCTCTTGGCCGTAAAAGATACCGGGCAGGGGATGAGCGAGGAGACGCAGTCGCACCTCTTCGAACCATTTTTCACCACCAAGGCCAAGGGGAAAGGCACGGGACTGGGGCTGTCGACGGTCTATGGGATTGTGAAGCAAAGCGGGGGCACGATCGGGGTCGAGAGCAAGATCGACAAAGGGACGACGTTCAAGATTTTCTTCCCGCGAGTGGATGGGACAACGCAGACCGGCCAAACCGCGCCCGTGAATGCCGACCGCGTGCATGGACGCGAGACCATTCTCCTTGTCGAGGATGAGCCGGCGGTAAGGGGGTTGGTTCATGAGACGTTGCGACTGCATGGCTATACGGTGCTCGAGGCCCGCCACGGCATCGAAGCCCTGCTGACCGGCACCCGGCATCTTGGCCCGATTCATCTCTTGCTGACCGATGTCGTGATGCCGCAGATGAGCGGGCCGGAAGTGGCTGAAAAACTCACGTCGGTCCGGCCGGAAATCAAAGTGCTGTATATGTCGGGCTATCCCGATCATCCCGTATTCGCGCAAGGCGGAATCAAGCGGGACACCGCGTTTCTTCAGAAGCCGTTTACGCCGAACGTGTTGGTTCAGAAGGTCCGCGAAGTGTTAGACGGCGTCAAAGTCGCCTAGCCGGACATGCTGTTCGCACGGTGGGTGGCTGGCTTGATCTTCCCCCTCGGTTCCGTTTATCGTGCCCCAAAATACTTCACAGTAGGATGGATCAGCTATGAGTCAGCCAGGACGCGAACTCGATATTCAGGCTTTTCGCATTGACCGGGAACCGTTCTATGCGGAAGTGCGTGGCGAAGTCGGGTTGTTCACGATTGCCGCCAAGAGCAAAATGCCGGTGATGCTGAAGGGGCCGACCGGATGCGGGAAGACCCGGTTTGTGCAGCACATGGCGCATAAGTTGGGCCGACCGTTGATTACGGTCGCTTGCCACGAAGACCTTACGGCATCCGATCTGGTCGGGCGCTATTTGTTGAAGGGCCAGGAAACGGTGTGGGTGGATGGCCCGTTGACGGTC encodes the following:
- a CDS encoding KamA family radical SAM protein — its product is MTPVEEWRRILAESIVKPKDLADRFGLDEKEIEAIVGPYPMRITPTVLGTMKEKGDAIWKQVVPEIAELDDIDAEDDPLEEDLMSPVPHLVHRYPDRVLLMVTNQCPIYCRFCTRKRLVGKPGFLKKGELDRAIAYLREHTEVRDVILSGGDPLLLPDYLLERIFKALRSIPHLELIRIGSRVPGTLPERITPKLCELVKKYHPIYMNLHFNHPDELTPAVKAACGMLADAGVPLGAQTVLLKGVNDDPEVMKRLVHQLLLARVKPYYLYQADLTKGTNHFRTSVETGLNIIKALQGHTSGMAVPHFVIDAPGGGGKIPLLPGDYLVHLDEDGAVLQNYEHKTFRYPQPKQGHGRELPMVGARTGFDYEASENSYPDRDGFSPWGNSCGGDTDAL
- a CDS encoding glutathione S-transferase N-terminal domain-containing protein, with protein sequence MALTLYHVDWCPDCEVVRDKLSELDVAYNDIVVPDIRPMRKVVHEISGQYYVPVLTDGNIVLTETHDILAHLDTHYAKTSS
- a CDS encoding phosphatidylglycerol lysyltransferase domain-containing protein codes for the protein MAFIQMESNSRVTLSDPLPQFVPGSVCVQCDVCCRFPESDSFLRPYFTRDEIGAAVAQGLSPALFADPVGSQIALVKDAESEGYLCPAFDPATSRCGIYDHRPLDCRLYPLALMWNEAGTEVELGWDTKCPFMREAVPGEIRQHAGLVQALLRQETTLRLLASNPRLIGRFQEDVVVLASLPEVTARVRLHRPDRRLRPLLLEDALRMTQALERSECLGHEALAAYAFVYHYIWATTLPYWWMERDGVFFLFAHSPDGWFMPLPPLGPKPLEASVGEGLADLHRWNNGSPVSRIENVTDHQKARLAGSTLQWSEKSPDYLYRTDPLVQLAGDSYKSQRALCNRVERTASVTLRPYTVADQPACRNLFRRWVSQKQEGTLDTMGRYLLEDAEAAHALIWALGDRLGLAGTVACAEDQVVGYTFGYRLAPETFAVLVEVADRSVPGLAQYLFRETCRAAHHGGAEYINAMDDAGLPGLRAAKQAYHPVAMIKSWIASPLQP
- a CDS encoding PAS domain S-box protein; amino-acid sequence: MSFPVASPLARSSRRYGWLPFLIVLVTILAVGIGAVLLRYVERRLVWASGEQLTLAAAEVSDKLDRLLFERYGDVHMLARAFALRSSDRQYLVSYLMWVKTAYAPMYHWLGVTNQQGVMIAATESSLIGQDYSQSAWFRTAHETRQAVVGDVGSHEADQGMETVAFTVPILDAEGMFLGVVTTRVAVPVLEDVTTRTIRSLQRREGFGGAIEYQMLAKSGEVFVDSKVPLQEKVNLLELGLPSVKLSQAGEPGYVIEEHLRRHVQVVTGYAVTKGYGEFPGLGWTVLVRIDRDAILAPIRSVVLWKVGGAALVIWFPLLALLLWSTVRLRAEYRQAQQESAWARAAEAALLQSQERNRAIVDTALDGVITIDAAGVITDWNAQATAIFGWSRDEVLGRILSETVIPERDREAHNHGLREFLRTGVGPVLNRRIEITARHHDGREFPVELSVSPARIGEAYIFSAFVRDITDRRKAERRLASQYAVTRVLSESSTLEEAVPKIVQAVGESLEWDLGVFWRFDRQTGVLRCLDQWQAPTFQGDAFALAAWHQSFASGEGLPGRIWASGQPCWIADVALDPQFLRTDVAAQVGLHGGFGFPIRIAGEIEGVIEFFSRYVREPDDELLKMVTDIGLKIGQFGERTKAEDALQQTEAQLRQSQKMEAVGRLAGGVAHDFNNLLTVIRGYSELILGRLAASDPAKREMEEVKKAADRAAGLTSQLLAFSRRQFVATKVVDLNAIVTNMDGMLRRLLGEDIIELCSELDQGLGAIKADPGQIEQIVMNLAVNARDAMPTGGRLTVETRNVSIGKGPRRETMPLEPGDYVLLAVKDTGQGMSEETQSHLFEPFFTTKAKGKGTGLGLSTVYGIVKQSGGTIGVESKIDKGTTFKIFFPRVDGTTQTGQTAPVNADRVHGRETILLVEDEPAVRGLVHETLRLHGYTVLEARHGIEALLTGTRHLGPIHLLLTDVVMPQMSGPEVAEKLTSVRPEIKVLYMSGYPDHPVFAQGGIKRDTAFLQKPFTPNVLVQKVREVLDGVKVA